Part of the Desulfobotulus pelophilus genome is shown below.
TGATGCCGTGGCGCAACAAGGGAGCGGAGCCAGCCGAAAACCGTATTGCCCCGCAGGAGGTCTCTGTCAAGAAGGTCAAACTGTCGGCCGATTTCCCGTGGATCCGAAAGCCAGTCTCCCCGTGTGACAATTTTCCGGTCAGGATCCAGCTGCCGGACAACCCTGGCAGGATTTCCCGCGGCAATACAGTTTTCAGGAATGTCTTTTGTGACAACACTGCCTGCGCCGATGATACTGTTATCGCCGATATGAACACCTTTGCAGATAATGGCACTGTCTCCAAGCCATACATTTTCTCCAATGACAACCGGTTTTGTGATGCCTATGGGCATGGAGCGGTCATAGAGATCATGCCAGTCCGCATCGGTGATATAGACACCGTTGGCCATCATGGTATTGGCACCGATGATAATTTTTTCTGCGGCACTGATACGTGTACCCGGACAGATCAGGCAGTAGTCCCCGATTTCAATTCCGTGGATGTCTTTTTTATCACTCCATACGCAAAGACGAACTCTGGAATCGGAGCTGGCAATGATGGTGGTGAAGCTGCCAACACGAACGGGGCCGCCAAAAACCTCCACATGCCAGGGTTTGATGGCGTGGATACCGTGACCCAGAGATTCGAATTCCGGTTTCAGAAATTTTTTTAAGTAGAATTTCTGAAACCGGTTGTAGGCCTTTTTGATAAAATAAGGACGATGGTCTTTGCGCACAACACATACCTCGTTTTTAAAAAGCATCCACAACAACGCCGTAGGGATTCTGTGCCCAGAAAGCGTGACTGAAAAGACCGGAAGCCTCTGTGATGCCATAGAGAGCATCGGCGGCCATGAGCACCACAGCATTGGTCCATGTGAGTTTGTCTTCGGGCCAGATCACCATGTCGGGAAAGGTGAATCCGCACCAGAAAGAGCCGTCGTCATAGCGCCGGTCCATGATCCAGTTGAAAACAATGCGGGCCTGCCCGGTGTTACCCATGGCTGCGAGGGCCAGAACCAGCTCGGAGGTTTCCGCCATGGTGATCCAGGGCTGATCCGATACACAGCGTACCCCCATACCCTCAACCATAAATTTTTTCCAGTATTTATCCACACGCTTTTGCGCTTCCGCCCCGGAAAGGGCACCGCAGAGTACGGGGTAGAACCAGTCCATGGAGTAACGG
Proteins encoded:
- a CDS encoding acyltransferase, yielding MRKDHRPYFIKKAYNRFQKFYLKKFLKPEFESLGHGIHAIKPWHVEVFGGPVRVGSFTTIIASSDSRVRLCVWSDKKDIHGIEIGDYCLICPGTRISAAEKIIIGANTMMANGVYITDADWHDLYDRSMPIGITKPVVIGENVWLGDSAIICKGVHIGDNSIIGAGSVVTKDIPENCIAAGNPARVVRQLDPDRKIVTRGDWLSDPREIGRQFDLLDRDLLRGNTVFGWLRSLVAPRHQD